In Streptomyces chartreusis, the following proteins share a genomic window:
- a CDS encoding dipeptide ABC transporter ATP-binding protein has protein sequence MNILEIADLGVTFSTDTGDVPAVREVSLRVRPGETLALVGESGSGKSTVALATMGLLPGNARASGRVTVDGTDVVGAPEAALARLRGRTASMVFQEPAAALDPLTRVGSQIAEVVRNHRRLSRSEAARVAVDLLRRVGIPEPERRASAFPFQLSGGQRQRVVIAMAIANSPALLVADEPTTALDVTVQAEILDLLRRLAADSGTGVLLVTHNMGVVADFADRVAVMLRGEIVETGTVEDVLLRPRHEYTRGLLSAVPRLRLSGTDAPATQEPPVVRLSDVSVRFGRVRALDGVSFDVRPGDTVGLVGESGSGKSTAARVALGLVAPAAGSVSLFGTDLGRARGRARRALLSGVGVVLQDPVASLDARMSVAECVAEPLRVHRRGMTSAERRARVAEVLELVRLPQELANRGPRELSGGQRQRVSLARALVLRPRLLVADEPTSALDVSVQRTVLEVIAELQRELGFACLLVSHDLAVVQEFARRVVVLRDGRIEEQGPTMATLLHPETEYTRRLIAAVPVPDPVLQRRRRESRAALGTGAGA, from the coding sequence ATGAACATCCTGGAGATCGCCGACCTGGGCGTGACCTTCTCCACCGACACCGGTGACGTGCCGGCCGTGCGCGAGGTGTCGCTGCGCGTACGGCCGGGCGAGACGCTGGCCCTGGTGGGTGAGTCGGGGTCCGGCAAGTCGACGGTGGCGCTCGCGACGATGGGGCTGCTGCCGGGCAACGCACGGGCCTCGGGGCGGGTGACGGTCGACGGCACCGACGTGGTGGGCGCGCCGGAGGCCGCGCTGGCCCGGCTGCGGGGCCGTACCGCCTCCATGGTCTTCCAGGAGCCGGCAGCCGCCCTCGATCCGCTGACCCGGGTCGGCTCCCAGATCGCCGAGGTCGTACGGAACCACCGCAGGCTCTCGCGGTCCGAGGCCGCCCGAGTCGCGGTCGACCTCTTGCGGCGCGTCGGGATCCCCGAGCCCGAGCGGCGGGCCTCGGCCTTTCCCTTCCAGTTGTCGGGCGGGCAGCGGCAGCGGGTCGTCATCGCCATGGCGATCGCCAACTCACCGGCCCTGTTGGTCGCCGACGAGCCGACCACGGCGCTCGACGTGACGGTGCAGGCCGAGATCCTGGATCTGCTGCGCCGGCTGGCGGCCGACTCCGGCACGGGCGTCCTGCTGGTCACGCACAACATGGGCGTGGTCGCCGACTTCGCGGACCGGGTCGCCGTGATGCTGCGCGGCGAGATCGTGGAGACGGGGACCGTGGAGGACGTGCTGCTGCGGCCTCGGCACGAGTACACGCGAGGCCTGCTGTCGGCGGTGCCCCGGCTGCGGCTCAGCGGCACGGACGCCCCCGCGACGCAGGAGCCCCCTGTGGTGCGACTGAGCGATGTGTCCGTGCGGTTCGGGCGGGTCCGGGCCCTCGACGGTGTCTCCTTCGACGTCCGGCCCGGCGACACCGTCGGACTCGTGGGCGAGTCCGGGTCGGGCAAGTCGACGGCCGCCAGGGTCGCGCTCGGACTCGTCGCGCCCGCCGCCGGCTCGGTGTCGCTGTTCGGCACCGACCTCGGGCGTGCCCGGGGCCGGGCGCGCCGTGCCCTGCTGTCCGGTGTCGGTGTGGTGCTCCAGGATCCGGTGGCCTCGCTGGACGCGCGGATGAGTGTGGCGGAGTGCGTCGCCGAGCCGCTCAGGGTGCACCGGCGGGGCATGACGTCCGCCGAGCGGCGGGCCAGGGTCGCCGAGGTGCTGGAACTCGTGCGGCTGCCGCAGGAGTTGGCGAACCGCGGGCCGCGTGAGCTGTCCGGCGGCCAGCGTCAGCGGGTGAGCCTCGCGCGGGCGCTGGTGCTGCGGCCCCGGCTGCTGGTCGCGGACGAGCCGACGAGCGCGCTGGACGTGAGTGTGCAGCGGACCGTGCTGGAGGTGATCGCCGAGTTGCAGCGCGAGCTGGGGTTCGCCTGTCTGCTCGTCTCCCACGACCTGGCCGTCGTCCAGGAGTTCGCACGCCGGGTCGTCGTCCTGCGGGACGGCCGGATCGAGGAACAGGGGCCGACCATGGCGACGCTGCTGCACCCGGAGACCGAGTACACGCGCCGCCTCATCGCGGCCGTACCCGTGCCGGATCCGGTGCTGCAACGGCGACGCCGGGAAAGCCGGGCGGCTCTCGGGACGGGGGCCGGCGCGTGA
- a CDS encoding GTP-binding protein — translation MVISGGFGVGKTTAVGAISEIEPLTTEAAITEVAAGVDDLTHTPLKTTTTVAMDFGCLTIDPTLKLYLFGTPGQERFGFMWDDIVEGAVGGLVIVDTRRLDDCYAAVDYFEHRGIPFAVAANAFDGKVEHTMEEIRWALDVTEGVPVVVFDARERGSVRDALLVVLELALARTGA, via the coding sequence ATGGTGATCTCGGGCGGCTTCGGCGTGGGCAAGACCACCGCCGTGGGCGCGATCTCCGAGATCGAGCCGCTGACCACCGAGGCCGCCATCACGGAGGTCGCGGCGGGCGTGGACGACCTCACGCACACCCCGCTGAAGACCACGACCACCGTGGCCATGGACTTCGGCTGCCTCACCATCGACCCGACGCTGAAGCTGTATCTGTTCGGCACGCCCGGCCAGGAGCGGTTCGGGTTCATGTGGGACGACATCGTCGAGGGCGCGGTCGGCGGGCTGGTCATCGTCGACACCCGGCGCCTGGACGACTGCTACGCGGCCGTCGACTACTTCGAGCACCGGGGCATCCCCTTCGCGGTGGCCGCCAACGCCTTCGACGGCAAGGTCGAGCACACCATGGAGGAGATCCGCTGGGCCCTCGACGTCACCGAGGGCGTCCCGGTCGTCGTCTTCGACGCCCGGGAACGCGGCTCGGTACGGGACGCTCTGCTGGTCGTACTGGAACTGGCACTGGCCCGCACGGGCGCCTGA
- a CDS encoding DUF742 domain-containing protein → MADGTPPPRPSGPDPAGFASAVRPFLLTAGRVADGGDGPSLPVETQVVATAEGLDALDRLSFEQHDIVAVCRIPQSLAEIAARLRLHLNVVRVLAEDLRAAGHLTVHVPDSGVVHDASVLRRVIDGLRAIPDARGVLSDSD, encoded by the coding sequence ATGGCGGACGGCACCCCACCACCGCGACCCAGCGGTCCGGACCCGGCCGGCTTCGCCTCCGCCGTGCGGCCGTTCCTGCTCACCGCCGGCCGGGTGGCGGACGGCGGCGACGGCCCGTCGCTGCCCGTGGAGACCCAGGTGGTGGCCACCGCCGAGGGGCTCGACGCGCTCGACCGGCTCTCCTTCGAACAGCACGACATCGTCGCCGTGTGCCGGATCCCGCAGTCCCTCGCGGAGATCGCGGCCCGGCTGCGGCTGCATCTGAACGTGGTGCGCGTCCTCGCCGAGGACCTGCGCGCGGCGGGGCACCTGACGGTGCACGTGCCCGACTCCGGCGTCGTCCACGACGCATCCGTCCTGCGCAGGGTCATCGACGGCCTGCGCGCCATCCCCGACGCACGAGGGGTTCTGAGTGACAGCGACTGA
- a CDS encoding ABC transporter permease — MNLFHFISDFFNDSAHWQGYDGIPTRVGEHIQYTLQALGIAALIALPVGLVTGHYGRGGNALAFIAVAGRALPTFGLLVLMTLLVGFGMVNVMTPLVILAVPPILVTTYEAMRSVDPSPVDAARGMGMGELGVLFQVEVPAALPLILSGLRSAAIQIVSTATIAAYVALGGLGRYIVDGLYQRNYEKVVGGATLVAGLALVTLGVFWAAGRFAVSPGVRRRA; from the coding sequence GTGAACCTGTTCCACTTCATCAGTGACTTCTTCAACGACAGCGCCCACTGGCAGGGCTACGACGGCATTCCCACGCGCGTGGGCGAGCACATCCAGTACACCCTCCAGGCGCTCGGCATCGCCGCCCTGATCGCGCTGCCGGTCGGCCTGGTCACCGGGCACTACGGACGCGGCGGCAACGCCCTCGCCTTCATCGCCGTCGCCGGGCGGGCCCTGCCCACCTTCGGCCTGCTGGTGCTGATGACGCTGCTGGTGGGCTTCGGCATGGTCAACGTGATGACCCCGCTGGTCATCCTCGCCGTCCCGCCGATCCTCGTCACCACGTACGAGGCGATGCGCTCCGTCGACCCGTCGCCGGTGGACGCGGCCCGGGGCATGGGCATGGGCGAGTTGGGGGTCCTCTTCCAGGTCGAGGTGCCGGCCGCGCTCCCCCTGATCCTCAGCGGCCTGCGCTCCGCGGCCATCCAGATCGTCTCGACGGCCACCATCGCCGCGTACGTGGCCCTGGGCGGCCTCGGCCGCTACATCGTCGACGGCCTCTACCAGCGCAACTACGAGAAGGTGGTGGGCGGCGCCACCCTCGTCGCGGGCCTGGCCCTGGTGACCCTGGGCGTCTTCTGGGCAGCGGGCCGCTTCGCGGTGTCGCCGGGGGTACGCAGGCGGGCCTGA
- a CDS encoding glycoside hydrolase family 43 protein, which translates to MAHPSRRDVLGMAATVPLAATGALALGAGTAHAADSAYAMVYFTESNTMLEANYNLHLAVSTDGLRWTPLNQNAPVATPTLGAGGLRDPFVLRKQDGTFVVLATDLSGTDWTRTSVYIHVWDSADLRTFTGYRLVKLHDMTGTHSWAPEAYWDASRGRYGILYSSVNSSGHNVIMVSYTTDFRTTTDPQVFFDPGYDVIDGNLTVGVNGVNHLYFKREGTLVGARSTTLNPGSFTPFSTAVNHGGTEAPTVVKSLTGNNWYLWGDTYTPNGVFYVWQTSDLAAGTWTALDQRLYTQPLNSKHCGIHPITSTEYSNLIAKWGAPAWNRLKSYNYPARYVRHSGFAGRIDEYPFDPFPDSQWKLVPGLADSSGVSFQSVNYPARYLRHYDYALRLDENDGTSTFAADATFHRTAGLADASWASFRSYNNPTRYMRHANYALRIDPVSTATERQDATFQVGH; encoded by the coding sequence ATGGCCCACCCGTCCCGCAGAGACGTACTCGGCATGGCAGCCACCGTCCCGCTCGCCGCGACCGGCGCCCTGGCCCTCGGTGCCGGGACCGCGCACGCCGCCGACTCGGCGTACGCGATGGTCTACTTCACCGAGTCCAACACCATGCTGGAGGCGAACTACAACCTCCACCTGGCCGTCAGCACCGACGGCCTGCGGTGGACGCCGCTCAACCAGAACGCGCCCGTCGCCACCCCCACCCTGGGCGCCGGCGGTCTGCGCGACCCCTTCGTGCTGCGCAAGCAGGACGGGACGTTCGTCGTCCTCGCGACCGACCTGAGCGGCACCGACTGGACCCGCACCAGCGTGTACATCCACGTCTGGGACTCCGCCGACCTGCGCACCTTCACCGGGTACCGGCTGGTGAAGCTGCACGACATGACCGGCACGCACAGCTGGGCGCCGGAGGCCTACTGGGACGCCTCACGCGGCCGGTACGGCATCCTCTACTCGTCGGTGAACAGCAGCGGCCACAACGTCATCATGGTCAGCTACACGACCGACTTCCGCACGACGACCGACCCGCAGGTCTTCTTCGACCCCGGCTACGACGTCATCGACGGCAACCTCACCGTCGGCGTGAACGGCGTCAACCACCTCTACTTCAAGCGCGAGGGGACCCTCGTCGGCGCCCGCTCGACGACCCTGAACCCCGGCAGCTTCACCCCGTTCAGCACGGCGGTGAACCACGGCGGCACCGAGGCTCCCACCGTGGTCAAGTCCCTGACGGGCAACAACTGGTACCTGTGGGGAGACACGTACACCCCGAACGGCGTGTTCTACGTCTGGCAGACGAGCGACCTGGCCGCCGGCACCTGGACGGCCCTCGACCAGCGGCTCTATACCCAGCCGCTCAACTCCAAGCACTGCGGCATCCACCCGATCACCTCGACCGAGTACAGCAACCTGATCGCCAAGTGGGGCGCCCCGGCCTGGAACCGGCTGAAGTCCTACAACTACCCGGCGCGCTACGTCCGGCACAGCGGATTCGCCGGGCGGATCGACGAGTACCCCTTCGACCCGTTCCCCGACTCGCAGTGGAAGCTGGTACCGGGGCTCGCCGACTCCTCCGGCGTCTCGTTCCAGTCGGTCAACTACCCCGCCCGTTATCTGCGCCACTACGACTACGCCCTGCGCCTGGACGAGAACGACGGCACGTCGACGTTCGCCGCGGACGCGACCTTCCACCGCACGGCCGGGCTCGCGGACGCCTCCTGGGCGTCGTTCCGCTCGTACAACAACCCGACGCGCTACATGAGGCACGCGAACTACGCCCTGCGCATCGACCCCGTCTCGACGGCTACCGAGCGCCAGGACGCCACCTTCCAGGTCGGTCACTGA
- a CDS encoding ROK family protein: protein MTRAVLAGVDIGGTTTQVVLCDPALGVLDRAGVPTPAADGGAAMVGAALDAVRLLLGRTPARLLGVGVGAAGVVDARAGRVLVASDSFRGWAGFAVTAAVEEALGVPAFLDNDVNAFLRGEATAGSAAGAPHVLGMTLGTGVGGALWLDGRLYDGPHGAAGEIGHVPGFGDLPCTCGGRGHLETLASGRAIAARYADRAGVPLTAREVAEAAASGDGDAVGVYAEAGAAVARALLVTAGLLDVTTVVVGGGVSRSWALLEHSIHAALTAEPPVSGHPIGVRPAGLGVDAVAIGAAARARAELGPVTDRVAGIRQA from the coding sequence GTGACGCGTGCGGTGCTGGCCGGTGTCGACATCGGCGGTACGACGACCCAGGTGGTGCTGTGCGATCCGGCTCTCGGTGTCCTGGACCGCGCCGGCGTGCCCACCCCGGCGGCGGACGGCGGCGCGGCGATGGTCGGCGCCGCGCTCGATGCCGTACGGCTGCTGCTCGGCCGTACGCCCGCGCGGCTGCTCGGCGTCGGGGTGGGGGCGGCGGGCGTGGTGGACGCGCGGGCCGGGCGGGTGCTGGTGGCCAGCGACTCGTTCCGGGGCTGGGCGGGGTTCGCGGTGACGGCGGCGGTCGAGGAGGCGCTGGGTGTGCCGGCGTTCCTGGACAACGACGTCAACGCGTTCCTGCGCGGTGAGGCGACGGCCGGTTCGGCGGCGGGCGCTCCGCATGTGCTCGGGATGACTCTGGGCACCGGTGTCGGCGGGGCGCTGTGGCTCGACGGGCGGCTGTACGACGGCCCGCACGGCGCGGCGGGCGAGATCGGGCACGTGCCCGGCTTCGGCGATCTGCCGTGCACCTGCGGCGGGCGCGGACACCTGGAGACCCTGGCCTCCGGCCGGGCGATCGCCGCCCGGTACGCCGACCGCGCCGGTGTCCCGCTCACCGCGAGGGAGGTCGCCGAGGCAGCGGCCTCGGGCGACGGTGACGCGGTCGGCGTGTACGCGGAGGCGGGTGCCGCCGTGGCCCGCGCCCTGCTCGTGACGGCCGGGCTGCTGGACGTCACCACGGTGGTCGTCGGCGGAGGTGTGAGCCGCTCCTGGGCCCTGCTGGAGCACTCGATCCACGCCGCGCTGACCGCCGAGCCGCCCGTCAGCGGCCACCCGATCGGTGTGCGGCCGGCCGGACTCGGCGTCGATGCGGTGGCGATCGGGGCGGCGGCACGCGCGCGTGCCGAACTCGGGCCCGTGACGGACCGGGTGGCGGGAATCCGCCAAGCGTGA
- a CDS encoding ATP-binding protein, giving the protein MSTNEEGASRPRRIRDFADRWPFRRKLNLLVRVPLAVVAVLLAYLIAEQTMQSRDASDAARLVRESAEVATLVDRLAAEHQQAILLSVRHEASDGDEPSSAAYRTAQTMVDSQVQRVRDTFGDRLPDTEAQALKSVTGLNSLRDTVEQSYLPASNIDPAYTHAANGLIDGLGLDRNPDLATTFTGNLLDSLLRAGAAHSAFETGVFSASTGDSNALIEFIGAIGSYDEYTHQAERFARFATESQTAQLDGIKYTAAQSIISRQYTDLQIDPGSLQGDSPAEIRSSLAAALDSYGAYRDQAKTRLAITTSLIHQLADEADSASDSAAWRAVLLLGSALLGFAVWLVLAMLVRRSVVRPVQALTGAAREVADVAERELARVADDDAEDDGPPRLREMPVTARDEIGELAEAFNQVQTTAAALLERQVLSRRNVAEMFGNVGRRVSNLTTRQLALIDAVERGETDPALLERLYSIDHIAVRLRRNADSLMLLAGIHEAVLDAGPTSLTNVVRASLGQIEGYQRVEMRARTEVRVEPEVIGDLTLMMAELLENAVSFSPEGSPVEVSVSLSGDDAVVVVADHGLGMSPERLDEENARLIRRERLDVVPTKVLGLFVVGTLARRWEITVALSRTPGGGVTAEVTVPSSLLVTGSTTGATATAALTAVAAAAKTPEAADDAPAAPVSPTAPAAAAASAVTPTGPVPSPAAEVDAAPDDDGDSDSPRRLPRRVSPRESAPEPAANGTPVAAGARPLRRRVRGATLRTTGVDTAERPVSRQAAPTVDADEVRAALEEFEAAVERANRDSNDNGGHEDRAVPSTTPRTHDQNGLPEGAQQ; this is encoded by the coding sequence GTGTCCACGAACGAGGAGGGCGCATCGCGCCCGCGTCGTATACGCGACTTCGCCGACCGCTGGCCCTTCAGACGCAAGCTGAACCTGCTCGTCCGGGTGCCGCTGGCCGTGGTCGCCGTGCTGCTCGCCTACCTCATCGCCGAGCAGACGATGCAGTCGCGCGACGCCTCGGACGCCGCCCGGCTGGTGCGGGAGAGCGCCGAGGTCGCCACGCTGGTGGACCGGCTGGCCGCCGAGCACCAGCAGGCGATCCTGCTCTCCGTACGGCACGAGGCCTCCGACGGCGACGAGCCCTCGTCCGCCGCCTACCGCACCGCCCAGACCATGGTGGACTCCCAGGTCCAGCGGGTGCGCGACACCTTCGGGGACCGGCTGCCCGACACCGAGGCGCAGGCCCTCAAGAGCGTCACGGGACTGAACAGCCTGCGGGACACCGTCGAGCAGAGCTATCTGCCGGCCAGCAACATCGACCCGGCCTACACGCACGCCGCCAACGGGCTCATCGACGGTCTGGGTCTGGACCGCAATCCCGACCTCGCCACCACGTTCACCGGCAACCTCCTCGACTCGCTGCTGCGCGCGGGCGCGGCCCACAGCGCCTTCGAGACCGGCGTCTTCTCCGCGTCGACCGGTGACTCCAACGCGCTCATCGAGTTCATCGGAGCCATCGGCTCCTACGACGAGTACACGCATCAGGCAGAACGTTTCGCCAGGTTCGCGACCGAGTCGCAGACCGCGCAGCTCGACGGCATCAAGTACACGGCGGCGCAGAGCATCATCAGCCGCCAGTACACCGACCTCCAGATCGACCCCGGCTCCTTGCAGGGCGATTCGCCCGCCGAGATCCGCAGCTCGCTCGCGGCGGCGCTGGACTCCTACGGCGCCTACCGCGACCAGGCGAAGACCCGGCTGGCGATCACCACCTCGCTCATCCACCAGCTCGCCGACGAGGCGGACAGCGCCTCCGACTCGGCCGCCTGGCGCGCGGTGCTGCTGCTCGGTTCGGCCCTGCTCGGCTTCGCCGTCTGGCTGGTCCTCGCGATGCTGGTGCGCCGCTCGGTGGTCCGCCCGGTGCAGGCCCTCACGGGCGCCGCGCGGGAGGTCGCCGACGTCGCCGAGCGCGAGCTGGCCCGGGTGGCCGACGACGACGCCGAGGACGACGGTCCGCCGCGGCTGCGCGAGATGCCGGTGACGGCCCGCGACGAGATCGGTGAACTCGCCGAGGCGTTCAACCAGGTGCAGACCACGGCCGCCGCGCTGCTGGAGCGGCAGGTGCTCAGCCGGCGCAACGTCGCCGAGATGTTCGGCAACGTGGGCCGCCGGGTCAGCAACCTCACCACCCGGCAGCTCGCCCTGATCGACGCGGTGGAACGGGGCGAGACGGACCCCGCGCTGCTGGAGCGGCTGTACTCCATCGACCACATCGCGGTCCGGCTGCGCCGCAACGCCGACAGCCTGATGCTGCTCGCCGGCATCCACGAGGCCGTCCTCGACGCCGGTCCGACCTCGCTCACCAACGTCGTACGTGCCTCGCTCGGCCAGATCGAGGGCTATCAGCGCGTGGAGATGCGTGCGCGGACCGAGGTCAGGGTGGAGCCGGAGGTCATCGGCGACCTGACGCTGATGATGGCCGAACTCCTGGAGAACGCGGTGTCGTTCTCGCCGGAGGGCAGCCCGGTCGAGGTGTCGGTGTCCCTCTCCGGCGACGACGCGGTCGTCGTGGTCGCCGACCACGGTCTCGGCATGAGCCCCGAGCGGCTCGACGAGGAGAACGCGCGCCTGATCCGCCGCGAGCGGCTGGACGTCGTACCGACGAAGGTCCTCGGTCTGTTCGTGGTCGGTACGCTGGCCCGCCGCTGGGAGATCACGGTCGCCCTGTCGCGCACCCCGGGCGGCGGCGTGACGGCCGAGGTGACGGTGCCGTCCTCGCTGCTGGTGACGGGCAGTACGACGGGGGCGACGGCGACGGCGGCGCTGACCGCGGTCGCCGCGGCCGCGAAGACGCCGGAGGCGGCGGACGACGCCCCTGCCGCTCCTGTCTCTCCTACGGCTCCTGCCGCTGCGGCCGCTTCTGCCGTGACGCCCACCGGGCCCGTGCCCTCGCCCGCCGCCGAGGTGGACGCCGCACCGGACGACGACGGCGACTCCGACAGTCCGCGGCGCCTCCCCCGCCGGGTGTCCCCGCGGGAGTCCGCGCCGGAGCCCGCTGCGAACGGGACGCCGGTGGCCGCCGGGGCCCGGCCGCTGCGGCGCCGGGTCCGAGGTGCGACCCTGCGCACGACGGGAGTCGACACCGCCGAGCGTCCGGTGTCGCGGCAGGCCGCGCCGACCGTGGACGCGGACGAGGTGCGGGCCGCGCTCGAGGAGTTCGAGGCGGCCGTCGAGCGGGCGAACCGCGACAGCAACGACAACGGCGGCCATGAGGATCGGGCCGTCCCGAGCACGACCCCCCGCACGCACGACCAGAACGGCCTCCCGGAAGGAGCGCAGCAGTGA
- a CDS encoding ABC transporter substrate-binding protein yields MTFTASRSRSSLRNHPGAAAVALAATAALLAGCSSSDDKSDPLAGDGASGDTVVVGSNNFAESILLADIYGEALKAKGIKVTYKPNIGSRETTYGLLKNGSITVLPEYNGSLLAYLDAKAEQTSADGVNEAVKGKLDAKLTLLESSPAEDKDSVSINAETAKKHKLTADSSLEDLKDIAPDLVIGGSPEFQTRQQGLKGLESEYGLKFKSFKALDAGGPLTQAALTKNAVQAADIFTTDPTITKEGFVVLKDPKNLFGFANVTPLVYKSGLSKEGVDALNAVSAKLDTKTLLDLDSQVQLENKDPLDVAKAWLKTAGLG; encoded by the coding sequence GTGACTTTCACCGCTTCACGCAGCAGGTCCTCCCTCAGGAACCATCCCGGCGCGGCCGCGGTCGCGCTCGCCGCAACGGCGGCGCTGCTGGCGGGATGTTCCTCCTCCGACGACAAGTCCGACCCTCTCGCCGGGGACGGGGCGAGCGGCGACACCGTCGTCGTCGGCTCCAACAACTTCGCCGAGAGCATCCTGCTCGCCGACATCTACGGCGAGGCCCTCAAGGCCAAGGGCATCAAGGTCACCTACAAGCCCAACATCGGCAGCCGTGAGACGACGTACGGCCTGCTCAAGAACGGTTCCATCACCGTTCTGCCCGAGTACAACGGCTCGCTGCTCGCCTACCTCGACGCGAAGGCCGAGCAGACCTCGGCCGACGGCGTGAACGAGGCGGTCAAGGGCAAGCTGGACGCCAAGCTGACGCTGCTGGAGTCCTCGCCGGCCGAGGACAAGGACTCCGTCAGCATCAACGCGGAGACGGCGAAGAAGCACAAGCTCACCGCCGACTCCAGCCTCGAGGACCTCAAGGACATCGCTCCGGACCTGGTCATCGGCGGCTCGCCGGAGTTCCAGACCCGGCAGCAGGGTCTGAAGGGCCTGGAGTCCGAGTACGGCCTGAAGTTCAAGTCGTTCAAGGCGCTGGACGCGGGCGGCCCGCTGACCCAGGCGGCGCTGACGAAGAACGCCGTGCAGGCCGCGGACATCTTCACGACCGACCCGACCATCACCAAGGAGGGCTTCGTCGTCCTGAAGGACCCGAAGAACCTCTTCGGCTTCGCGAACGTGACCCCGCTCGTCTACAAGAGCGGTCTGTCCAAGGAGGGCGTGGACGCGCTCAACGCGGTCTCCGCCAAGCTCGACACCAAGACCCTCCTGGACCTGGACTCCCAGGTCCAGCTGGAGAACAAGGACCCGCTGGACGTGGCCAAGGCCTGGCTGAAGACGGCCGGCCTCGGCTGA
- a CDS encoding roadblock/LC7 domain-containing protein, translating into MSTSTGGTPAEGATPAELKAAAADFTWLLNRFAKETAGVVDAIAVSSDGLLIAVSELREQADSERLAAIVSGITSLAAGASGNYGLGGLNKVIIDLEGGHVLVSAIGSGAVLGVVADKEAKLGNIAYEMTVFANRAGAALSPQLVLELKNSVGAASGR; encoded by the coding sequence GTGAGCACGTCGACAGGTGGCACCCCGGCGGAAGGCGCCACGCCGGCCGAACTGAAGGCCGCCGCAGCCGACTTCACCTGGCTGCTGAACCGCTTCGCGAAGGAGACGGCCGGCGTCGTGGACGCCATCGCCGTCTCCTCCGACGGACTCCTCATCGCCGTGTCCGAGCTGCGTGAGCAGGCCGACTCCGAGCGGCTCGCCGCGATCGTCTCGGGCATCACGAGCCTGGCCGCCGGAGCCTCCGGCAACTACGGCCTCGGCGGCCTGAACAAGGTCATCATCGACCTGGAGGGCGGCCATGTCCTGGTCTCCGCGATCGGCAGCGGCGCCGTGCTCGGCGTGGTCGCCGACAAGGAGGCCAAGCTGGGCAACATCGCCTACGAGATGACCGTGTTCGCCAACCGCGCCGGTGCCGCTCTCAGCCCGCAGCTCGTGCTGGAGCTGAAGAACAGCGTCGGCGCCGCGTCGGGTCGCTGA
- a CDS encoding ABC transporter permease: protein MNWDRFFDIPSDLQHSWLGLVGLHLREALLPVLAGLLISLPLAQLCVRFRWLYPPVLWVTTVLYAIPSLAFFVLLIDYTGQTELTVMIPLTVYSLVVLVPAIVDGVRSVPQETLAAATAMGFGPVRRYVQVQLPIAVPAIVAGLRVATVSSISLVSVGALIGNQGALGNMINDANIYNRPELALNAVLSMAVLAILADALLVAVRVLLTPWMPRRSRPTTKADRPEPAAAALEDAAR from the coding sequence ATGAACTGGGACCGCTTCTTCGACATCCCCAGCGACCTCCAGCACAGCTGGCTCGGACTGGTCGGGCTGCATCTGCGCGAGGCCCTGCTGCCGGTCCTCGCCGGACTGCTGATCTCGCTGCCGCTGGCCCAGCTGTGCGTGCGGTTCCGCTGGCTGTACCCGCCGGTGCTGTGGGTCACGACCGTGCTGTACGCCATCCCCTCGCTGGCCTTCTTCGTCCTGCTCATCGACTACACCGGCCAGACCGAGCTCACGGTGATGATCCCGCTCACCGTCTACAGCCTCGTCGTCCTGGTCCCGGCGATCGTCGACGGCGTCCGCTCGGTCCCCCAGGAGACCCTCGCCGCCGCCACGGCCATGGGCTTCGGCCCCGTACGCCGCTACGTCCAGGTGCAGTTGCCGATCGCGGTGCCGGCGATCGTCGCCGGGCTGCGCGTGGCGACCGTGTCCAGCATCAGCCTCGTCAGCGTCGGTGCCCTCATCGGCAACCAGGGCGCGCTCGGCAACATGATCAACGACGCGAACATCTACAACCGGCCCGAACTCGCCCTGAACGCCGTGCTCAGCATGGCCGTCCTGGCGATCCTCGCCGACGCGCTGCTGGTCGCCGTACGCGTACTGCTGACGCCGTGGATGCCGCGCCGCTCGCGTCCGACAACGAAGGCCGACCGGCCCGAACCGGCCGCCGCAGCCCTGGAGGACGCAGCCCGGTGA